From Mustela erminea isolate mMusErm1 chromosome 1, mMusErm1.Pri, whole genome shotgun sequence, a single genomic window includes:
- the GATD3A gene encoding glutamine amidotransferase-like class 1 domain-containing protein 3A, mitochondrial, translating into MAAVRALVASRLRAASAFAPLHASTPRAALHGSAPRPGARVALVLSGCGVYDGTEIHEASAVLVHLSRGGAEVRIFAPDTPQMHVVDHTKGQPSESETRNVLTESARIARGKITDLARLSAADHDAAIFPGGFGAAKNLSTFATDGKDCRVHGDVERVLKEFHAAGKPIGLCCIAPVLAAKVLRGVEVTVGHEQEEGGRWPYAGTAEAIKALGAKHCVKGVTEAHVDQKNKVVTTPAFMCETELHHIHDGIGAMVKKVLELCRK; encoded by the exons ATGGCGGCGGTCAGGGCCTTGGTGGCGTCCAGGCTACGCGCGGCCTCCGCCTTCGCGCCGCTTCACGCGTCCACCCCGCGCGCGGCCCTCCACGGCTCGGCGCCGCGCCCGGGGGCCAGGGTCGCGCTG GTGCTGTCTGGATGTGGCGTCTACGATGGGACTGAGATCCACGAGGCCTCAGC GGTGTTGGTCCACCTGAGCCGCGGCGGGGCTGAGGTCCGGATCTTCGCTCCTGACACCCCTCAGATGCACGTGGTCGACCACACCAAGGGGCAGCCTTCCGAGAGCGAGACCAG GAACGTCCTGACGGAGTCTGCGAGGATCGCCCGCGGCAAGATCACCGACCTGGCCCGGCTCAGCGCGGCCGATCACGATGCCGCCATCTTCCCTGGAGGCTTCGGGGCCGCTAAGAACCT GAGCACGTTCGCCACTGACGGGAAGGACTGCAGGGTCCACGGGGACGTGGAGCGGGTCCTGAAGGAGTTCCACGCGGCCGGCAAGCCCATCGG CTTGTGCTGCATTGCTCCTGTTCTCGCGGCCAAAGTGCTCCGTGGCGTTGAGGTCACCGTGGgccatgagcaggaggaaggcgGCAGGTGGCCCTACGCAGGGACCGCGGAAGCCATCAAAGCACTGGGCGCCAAGCACTGCGTGAAGGGAGTGACC GAAGCTCACGTGGACCAGAAGAACAAGGTGGTCACGACCCCGGCCTTCATGTGCGAGACGGAGCTCCACCACATCCACGACGGGATCGGGGCCATGGTGAAGAAGGTGCTGGAACTCTGTCGGAAGTGA